The Castanea sativa cultivar Marrone di Chiusa Pesio chromosome 11, ASM4071231v1 genome contains a region encoding:
- the LOC142615245 gene encoding protein WHAT'S THIS FACTOR 1 homolog, chloroplastic-like isoform X2, whose translation MQGTFMFLSLNKLLKCSKTGSMTWVPVRHKSSGGRRPKKKIYHRVHELDRVMDLQKKPSLILQLKSIIQSQRQQSLFLRDLEKEVGFVQKWNFMAVIEKYPAIFCVEGGGSTNRTPPSVRLTDKAQKIASEEGEARNLMEPILVNNLRKLLMLSVDCRVPLEKIEFIESELGLPNDFKESLIPKYPDYFSVKDVNGKPYLNLENWDSSLTVTAREERAAQDGIPDFNGSRKRVRISKDGNYRGPNAFRLSFPVGFRPNKSYLEEIERWQKMDFPSPYLNARRFEAKDPKARKRVVAVLHELLSLTMEKRMTSAQLDAFHSENLLPSRLLLCLIRHHEF comes from the exons ATGCAGGGGACATTCATGTTCTTGAGCTTAAACAAGCTTCTCAAATGTTCAAAAACTGGTTCTATGACATGGGTTCCAGTGAGGCACAAATCAAGTGGAGGAAGAAGACCCAAGAAGAAAATCTACCACAGGGTCCATGAACTTGACAGAGTCATGGACTTGCAAAAGAAACCATCTTTGATCCTTCAGCTCAAGTCCATCATCCAATCCCAGAGACAGCAGTCTCTCTTTCTCAGGGACCTTGAAAAAGAAGTTGGGTTTGTTCAGAAATGGAATTTCATGGCTGTCATTGAGAAGTACCCTGCTATATTTTGTGTTGAAGGGGGTGGCAGTACTAACAGAACACCCCCTTCTGTTAGGCTCACTGATAAGGCCCAAAAGATTGCCAGTGAAGAAGGTGAAGCTAGGAACTTGATGGAACCAATTCTGGTTAACAATTTGAGGAAGTTGTTAATGTTATCAGTTGATTGTAGAGTACCACTTGAAAAGATAGAATTCATTGAATCTGAATTGGGTTTGCCAAATGACTTTAAGGAGTCATTGATTCCAAAGTACCCGGATTACTTTTCTGTGAAGGATGTCAATGGGAAGCCTTATCTTAATTTGGAAAATTGGGACTCTTCATTGACAGTCACTGCCCGTGAGGAAAGAGCAGCACAGGATGGGATTCCGGACTTTAATGGGAGTCGAAAGCGGGTTAGAATCTCGAAAGATGGTAACTATCGAGGTCCGAATGCATTTAGATTGAGTTTTCCTGTAGGCTTTAGGCCTAACAAGAGTTATCTTGAGGAAATTGAGAGGTGGCAGAAAATGGATTTCCCTTCTCCATACTTAAATGCAAGGAGATTTGAAGCTAAAGATCCAAAGGCCAGAAAACGGGTGGTGGCAGTCCTCCATGAGCTTCTCAGTTTGACTATGGAGAAGAGAATGACATCTGCACAATTGGATGCATTTCATTCTGAGAATCTGTTACCATCTCGATTATTGCTTTGCTTGATAAGGCATCATG AATTTTGA
- the LOC142615245 gene encoding protein WHAT'S THIS FACTOR 1 homolog, chloroplastic-like isoform X1, with product MQGTFMFLSLNKLLKCSKTGSMTWVPVRHKSSGGRRPKKKIYHRVHELDRVMDLQKKPSLILQLKSIIQSQRQQSLFLRDLEKEVGFVQKWNFMAVIEKYPAIFCVEGGGSTNRTPPSVRLTDKAQKIASEEGEARNLMEPILVNNLRKLLMLSVDCRVPLEKIEFIESELGLPNDFKESLIPKYPDYFSVKDVNGKPYLNLENWDSSLTVTAREERAAQDGIPDFNGSRKRVRISKDGNYRGPNAFRLSFPVGFRPNKSYLEEIERWQKMDFPSPYLNARRFEAKDPKARKRVVAVLHELLSLTMEKRMTSAQLDAFHSENLLPSRLLLCLIRHHGMFYITNKGAKSTVFLKEAYDGSNLIDKCPLLLFYDKFISLSGRREINLNGEMPSSQVVT from the coding sequence ATGCAGGGGACATTCATGTTCTTGAGCTTAAACAAGCTTCTCAAATGTTCAAAAACTGGTTCTATGACATGGGTTCCAGTGAGGCACAAATCAAGTGGAGGAAGAAGACCCAAGAAGAAAATCTACCACAGGGTCCATGAACTTGACAGAGTCATGGACTTGCAAAAGAAACCATCTTTGATCCTTCAGCTCAAGTCCATCATCCAATCCCAGAGACAGCAGTCTCTCTTTCTCAGGGACCTTGAAAAAGAAGTTGGGTTTGTTCAGAAATGGAATTTCATGGCTGTCATTGAGAAGTACCCTGCTATATTTTGTGTTGAAGGGGGTGGCAGTACTAACAGAACACCCCCTTCTGTTAGGCTCACTGATAAGGCCCAAAAGATTGCCAGTGAAGAAGGTGAAGCTAGGAACTTGATGGAACCAATTCTGGTTAACAATTTGAGGAAGTTGTTAATGTTATCAGTTGATTGTAGAGTACCACTTGAAAAGATAGAATTCATTGAATCTGAATTGGGTTTGCCAAATGACTTTAAGGAGTCATTGATTCCAAAGTACCCGGATTACTTTTCTGTGAAGGATGTCAATGGGAAGCCTTATCTTAATTTGGAAAATTGGGACTCTTCATTGACAGTCACTGCCCGTGAGGAAAGAGCAGCACAGGATGGGATTCCGGACTTTAATGGGAGTCGAAAGCGGGTTAGAATCTCGAAAGATGGTAACTATCGAGGTCCGAATGCATTTAGATTGAGTTTTCCTGTAGGCTTTAGGCCTAACAAGAGTTATCTTGAGGAAATTGAGAGGTGGCAGAAAATGGATTTCCCTTCTCCATACTTAAATGCAAGGAGATTTGAAGCTAAAGATCCAAAGGCCAGAAAACGGGTGGTGGCAGTCCTCCATGAGCTTCTCAGTTTGACTATGGAGAAGAGAATGACATCTGCACAATTGGATGCATTTCATTCTGAGAATCTGTTACCATCTCGATTATTGCTTTGCTTGATAAGGCATCATGGTATGTTTTACATCACTAATAAAGGTGCAAAAAGCACTGTTTTTCTCAAAGAAGCTTACGATGGTTCAAATTTGATAGATAAATGtcctttgttgttgttttatgaCAAATTCATATCACTTAGTGGTAGAAGAGAGATCAATTTGAACGGCGAGATGCCTTCTTCACAAGTTGTTACCTGA